Proteins encoded in a region of the Flammeovirga yaeyamensis genome:
- a CDS encoding muramidase family protein, which yields MKKINTLSLLIGATILLSSFNKHTDIISLKRAELIVNYQPYQDDNPYPIITNVQTKTVNGEEITLVDANAIPAFIAGPNQNLMLIANALGVDVKKIYKYNDMDSFDDLQEGHVYYLKAKKGKAMVPNHTVNTEKNLWEVSQKYGIKLKTLAKKNRMKVDEPLARGRVLFLQKKRPKSVPPKVVDLPPLEEPVVEEEIQESETPLVETAAVVTLGVDSTALNIDPNSKTHVVQEGESLFTISSMYDVTMLELKEWNDIGDNLALEEGQVLVVGKDETVAEETIVIPTDQPAVEKQAAETIATDDSFEIMPANERTGNGTITVGETAVVAGAATVVAADALEEEAAETEMAAETEMAAVQKHTVQPGEFYYGIARKYGVSARQLQEWNNNKELHPGDEVFVSNPSGNQFNSVASNSAIDATGAYSGTVLTHTVEDGETLASISAKYGISEQDIINQNKVLQDQGNYARLPMFLQIPQKTAEEPTFASRGPATTTVDESIYHQAAAEQPAVVEETKVVESTPLVAASTSTPDVSSAKTHKVAKGETLFAISRKYGIYHKDLISWNNLGSNGSINEGQVLRLTDPSSENGNTAPEYHMVSGGETLYSISKKYGVSINDIKKMNNMDSNTVKKGQRLRIK from the coding sequence ATGAAAAAAATAAATACTTTAAGTTTACTAATTGGAGCAACTATCTTACTAAGCTCATTTAATAAACATACTGATATAATATCCCTAAAACGAGCAGAGTTAATAGTAAATTATCAACCTTATCAAGATGATAACCCCTATCCTATTATCACTAATGTTCAAACTAAGACTGTAAATGGGGAAGAAATTACATTGGTGGATGCCAATGCAATCCCTGCCTTTATTGCAGGTCCAAATCAAAACCTTATGCTAATAGCCAATGCTTTAGGTGTTGATGTAAAGAAAATTTACAAATACAACGATATGGATTCTTTTGATGATTTACAGGAAGGACATGTCTATTACCTTAAAGCAAAAAAAGGGAAAGCCATGGTACCCAATCATACGGTAAATACAGAAAAAAACCTATGGGAGGTATCTCAAAAATATGGTATCAAATTAAAAACATTGGCTAAGAAAAATAGAATGAAAGTCGATGAACCACTTGCACGTGGTCGTGTTTTATTCCTTCAAAAGAAAAGACCTAAATCAGTTCCTCCAAAAGTGGTAGACCTACCGCCATTAGAAGAACCTGTTGTTGAAGAAGAAATTCAAGAAAGCGAAACTCCTTTAGTAGAAACTGCTGCGGTAGTGACACTAGGTGTGGACAGCACAGCTTTAAACATAGATCCTAACAGTAAAACACACGTTGTTCAAGAAGGTGAATCCTTATTTACAATTTCTTCTATGTATGACGTAACCATGTTAGAACTAAAAGAATGGAATGACATTGGAGATAATCTTGCACTCGAAGAAGGTCAAGTTCTAGTAGTAGGCAAAGATGAAACAGTTGCAGAAGAAACCATAGTAATTCCAACAGATCAACCCGCTGTAGAAAAACAAGCAGCAGAGACTATTGCCACTGATGATTCTTTTGAAATTATGCCAGCAAATGAGCGAACAGGTAATGGTACAATAACTGTTGGAGAAACTGCAGTTGTGGCAGGTGCTGCTACTGTTGTTGCTGCTGACGCGTTAGAAGAAGAGGCTGCTGAAACAGAAATGGCTGCTGAAACAGAAATGGCTGCTGTACAAAAGCATACAGTACAACCTGGCGAGTTCTATTATGGAATTGCAAGAAAGTACGGTGTTTCTGCAAGACAATTACAAGAGTGGAATAACAATAAAGAATTACACCCTGGTGATGAAGTTTTTGTAAGTAACCCAAGTGGAAATCAATTTAATTCGGTAGCTTCAAATAGTGCAATCGATGCAACGGGTGCCTATTCCGGAACGGTTTTAACCCATACTGTGGAAGACGGAGAAACACTAGCATCTATTTCAGCCAAATATGGTATTTCAGAACAAGATATCATCAACCAAAATAAAGTGCTTCAAGATCAAGGCAACTACGCACGACTTCCTATGTTTTTACAGATTCCTCAAAAAACAGCAGAAGAACCAACATTTGCTTCAAGAGGTCCTGCTACTACAACAGTAGATGAGTCAATTTATCATCAAGCTGCTGCTGAGCAACCTGCGGTAGTTGAAGAGACTAAAGTGGTTGAAAGCACTCCATTGGTTGCAGCTAGTACAAGTACACCTGATGTATCTTCTGCAAAAACTCACAAAGTGGCTAAGGGAGAAACATTATTTGCTATATCAAGAAAGTATGGAATTTACCATAAAGACCTTATCTCTTGGAATAATTTAGGAAGCAATGGTTCGATTAACGAAGGACAAGTATTACGCTTAACGGATCCTTCTTCGGAAAATGGAAATACTGCTCCTGAATATCATATGGTAAGTGGTGGTGAAACTCTTTATTCTATCTCTAAAAAGTATGGAGTTTCTATCAATGATATCAAAAAGATGAATAATATGGATTCCAATACTGTCAAAAAAGGACAACGATTGAGAATCAAATAA
- a CDS encoding O-methyltransferase, translating to MPHITHPLIDEYIEKVATPENETLKALDRATHLEENMPHMVSGHPQGLFLTMLAKGMSAKKVLEIGTFTGYAAIAIGQGMQENGELHTIEIDDEKEKIISEYIKKAKLSNIIKLHIGKAVDIIPDLGDQFDIIFIDADKMNNDTYYEMCLPLLREGGYLLIDNVLWKGKVVDEKANDKMTQAIMSFNNKVTSDKRVQSCILPLRDGILMAQKL from the coding sequence ATGCCGCATATTACACATCCACTAATTGATGAATACATTGAGAAAGTAGCCACTCCAGAAAATGAAACATTAAAAGCATTGGATAGAGCTACGCATCTCGAGGAGAATATGCCTCATATGGTTTCTGGACATCCTCAAGGACTTTTTCTAACCATGTTAGCCAAAGGAATGTCTGCAAAAAAAGTATTGGAAATCGGTACTTTTACTGGATATGCTGCTATCGCAATTGGACAAGGTATGCAAGAGAACGGCGAATTACATACCATTGAAATTGACGACGAAAAGGAGAAAATAATTTCCGAATACATAAAAAAAGCTAAACTTTCTAATATCATTAAACTTCATATTGGAAAAGCCGTTGATATAATACCTGACTTAGGGGATCAATTTGATATTATTTTTATCGATGCTGATAAAATGAACAACGACACGTATTACGAAATGTGTCTTCCTCTTCTTCGAGAAGGAGGTTATCTATTGATAGACAATGTTTTGTGGAAAGGTAAAGTTGTTGATGAAAAAGCGAATGATAAAATGACTCAAGCTATTATGTCATTCAATAATAAAGTTACATCTGATAAAAGAGTACAAAGTTGCATATTACCCTTACGTGATGGTATTTTAATGGCTCAAAAATTGTAA
- a CDS encoding PaaI family thioesterase: MSPYFQDHMPGNVCFGCGMDNQDGLHIKSYWEGDLAICEWLPEEKYHGWANLLSGGILGTIIDCHCMGTAMADAYKSEGRALDSAPYYRYATGTMNIKYLKPTPINQTIRLVAEVTESKGKKIVMKCTSWSGDVQTAEAEVIAIQVFNSDASKDKNPFVK, translated from the coding sequence ATGTCACCATACTTTCAAGATCATATGCCTGGCAATGTTTGTTTTGGCTGTGGAATGGACAATCAGGATGGATTGCATATAAAAAGTTATTGGGAGGGCGATTTGGCTATATGTGAATGGCTTCCTGAAGAAAAATACCATGGTTGGGCTAACCTACTTAGTGGTGGAATATTAGGGACAATTATTGACTGTCATTGTATGGGTACAGCAATGGCTGACGCCTATAAATCGGAAGGAAGAGCACTAGATTCTGCTCCATATTACAGGTATGCCACAGGTACAATGAACATTAAGTACCTTAAACCAACACCGATTAATCAGACCATACGATTAGTGGCCGAAGTTACTGAAAGTAAAGGTAAAAAGATTGTCATGAAATGCACCTCTTGGTCGGGTGATGTTCAAACTGCTGAAGCTGAAGTAATCGCTATTCAAGTATTTAATAGTGATGCATCTAAAGATAAAAATCCATTTGTAAAATAA
- a CDS encoding RluA family pseudouridine synthase — MKIPNFKKWIIFENDNYILVNKPPYISSLEDRDKTLPTVYQEAKKYGGDTQLCHRLDKETSGVMAIAKTPEAYRHLAIQFEKREVEKIYHAVVEGVENFDGVMVDRNILVSGRGNVRIDIEGKPSQTLVKTQDIYKFHSLVACKPLTGRMHQIRIHMAYLGSPIISDEVYGGKSPYLSEIKGRKFNLKGGTEEQALMSRVALHARSLRFKDVDGSEIFIEAEYPKDMRAVITQMKKYK, encoded by the coding sequence ATGAAGATACCGAACTTTAAAAAGTGGATCATTTTTGAAAATGATAATTATATATTAGTCAATAAACCTCCATATATCTCAAGTTTAGAAGATAGAGATAAAACGCTTCCAACTGTTTATCAGGAAGCAAAAAAATATGGTGGAGACACACAACTTTGTCACCGTCTCGACAAAGAAACTTCTGGTGTAATGGCCATTGCTAAAACACCCGAAGCTTATCGTCATTTGGCAATTCAGTTTGAAAAAAGAGAAGTGGAGAAAATTTACCATGCAGTTGTTGAGGGCGTAGAAAACTTTGACGGCGTTATGGTAGATAGAAACATCTTAGTTTCTGGCAGAGGTAATGTTCGTATTGATATCGAGGGTAAACCATCACAAACGTTGGTGAAAACGCAAGATATTTATAAATTCCACTCTTTGGTTGCTTGTAAACCTCTTACAGGTAGAATGCACCAAATTAGGATTCATATGGCTTACTTGGGTTCTCCTATTATTTCAGATGAAGTATACGGTGGTAAATCACCTTACCTTTCAGAAATCAAGGGACGTAAATTCAATCTAAAAGGAGGAACAGAAGAACAAGCATTGATGTCAAGAGTAGCTTTACATGCAAGATCACTTCGATTTAAAGATGTCGATGGTTCTGAAATCTTCATTGAAGCTGAATATCCTAAAGATATGAGAGCAGTAATTACTCAAATGAAAAAATATAAATAA
- a CDS encoding sensor histidine kinase, which produces MYFNAKSVSLLLALCVGGITAAFLSIIPDVSIMGVVVGLIISFSSSFLLTYFVLEFIFFKEISNIHRQIHELRQKQSNGFSPELGQKQKNPIVDIKSQINHYAKMKEDEIAQLKQMEQYRKEFLANISHELKTPIFATQGFILTLLDGAVNDKSVRDRFLKKAAKSLNALNILVEDLLTVSKIEAGEINMEFEEFDVQVMLVDVLEQVEQKAEKKNITVTLEAPSDDPIYINADYNRLKQVVLNLVVNGIKYNNKNGWVKVILEVKEDTVTINVKDNGFGIPEEDQNRIFERFYRVEKSRTKKQGGSGLGLAICKHILERHDTGISVTSTPEEGSNFSFDLKLVNDTENEDTEL; this is translated from the coding sequence ATGTATTTCAACGCGAAATCAGTTTCCTTATTACTAGCACTTTGTGTTGGAGGTATAACTGCAGCTTTCCTATCTATCATACCAGATGTTTCTATAATGGGAGTTGTAGTGGGTTTAATTATTTCTTTTTCATCCTCCTTCCTGCTTACCTATTTTGTTTTAGAGTTTATCTTTTTTAAAGAGATAAGTAATATTCATAGACAAATACACGAACTACGACAAAAGCAATCCAATGGATTCTCTCCAGAACTTGGACAAAAACAAAAAAATCCAATTGTAGATATTAAATCTCAGATTAATCATTACGCAAAAATGAAAGAAGATGAGATTGCCCAATTAAAACAAATGGAACAATACAGAAAGGAATTTCTGGCCAATATATCACACGAACTTAAAACACCTATTTTTGCCACTCAAGGCTTTATTCTCACCCTTTTGGATGGTGCAGTAAATGATAAAAGTGTAAGAGATCGTTTCTTGAAAAAAGCAGCTAAATCGCTTAATGCTTTAAATATTCTTGTAGAAGATTTGTTGACTGTATCAAAAATTGAGGCAGGAGAAATCAACATGGAGTTTGAAGAATTTGATGTGCAGGTGATGTTGGTGGATGTTTTAGAACAAGTAGAACAAAAAGCTGAAAAGAAAAATATTACTGTTACATTAGAAGCACCTTCTGATGACCCTATTTACATTAATGCCGATTACAATCGTCTAAAGCAAGTTGTTTTAAATTTAGTTGTTAATGGTATTAAGTATAATAACAAAAATGGATGGGTTAAAGTAATTTTGGAAGTTAAAGAAGATACTGTTACCATTAATGTAAAAGATAATGGCTTCGGAATACCTGAAGAGGATCAAAATCGTATCTTTGAACGTTTTTACAGAGTAGAAAAAAGTAGAACTAAAAAACAAGGTGGATCAGGGTTAGGTCTTGCTATATGTAAACACATCTTAGAAAGACACGATACTGGTATTTCTGTAACAAGTACTCCTGAAGAAGGTTCTAATTTTTCTTTTGATTTGAAATTAGTGAACGACACTGAAAATGAAGATACCGAACTTTAA
- a CDS encoding response regulator transcription factor, which yields MPTEVERKILVVDDEPDIVEILSYNLQKEGYNVKTANDGKQAVETAKMFHPELIILDIMMPVMDGVEACRQIKENPDLSDAHIIFLTARAEEYSEVAAFDVGADDYIVKPVKPRALMKRIESIFKRKHKSKKSKKDIINIGKFSIDKSSYTLYIDGEAKTLPKKEFELLYFLAESPNKVFNRDDLLRNIWGADVYVLARTVDVHIRRVREKIGEGYIKTVKGVGYKFEA from the coding sequence ATGCCTACAGAAGTAGAACGTAAAATACTCGTTGTAGACGACGAGCCAGATATTGTAGAAATATTAAGTTATAATCTTCAAAAAGAAGGCTATAATGTAAAAACTGCAAACGACGGAAAACAGGCTGTTGAGACTGCTAAAATGTTTCATCCAGAGTTAATCATTTTAGATATCATGATGCCTGTGATGGATGGTGTTGAAGCTTGTCGTCAAATAAAGGAAAATCCAGATCTTTCTGATGCCCATATTATCTTCTTAACTGCAAGAGCTGAGGAATATTCCGAAGTTGCTGCTTTTGATGTGGGTGCTGATGACTATATCGTTAAACCAGTAAAGCCAAGAGCTTTAATGAAACGTATTGAGTCTATCTTTAAAAGAAAGCATAAGAGTAAAAAATCGAAAAAGGATATTATTAATATTGGGAAATTCTCTATTGATAAATCAAGTTATACCTTATATATCGATGGAGAGGCAAAAACACTTCCTAAAAAGGAATTTGAGTTATTGTATTTCCTAGCAGAATCTCCAAATAAAGTATTCAATAGAGATGATCTCTTGAGAAACATTTGGGGTGCCGATGTTTATGTTTTAGCTAGAACTGTAGATGTACACATTAGACGTGTAAGAGAGAAAATCGGTGAAGGCTATATTAAAACTGTAAAAGGAGTGGGTTATAAGTTTGAAGCTTAA
- a CDS encoding peptidylprolyl isomerase — MLNKTSKVYTYLLIIGCVISGCTMPMKSGSTSISSTSPALLHLDQKDVTKENFVYLYEKNYQKDSSFYTQESIDEYLDLFINFKLKVAEAEALGYDTLDAFKNEYKMYVEQLEEPYLTESVFNDSLVKQAYERQKEEVRASHILINCKPDAIPEDTLKAYNKALEVLNKYKNGEQFPQLAFEFSEDPSAKQNKGDLGYFTSLQMVYPFEEAAYNTKIGDVAGPIRTQFGYHLLYIQDKRTRYGTLQAQHIMIKSSIRNSPEDQKAHETKIFAIYDSLQNGGDWDQLCSTFSEDKRTSTKKGILPPVSEVRFPPAFLKGIEAVDKVGDIAQPIQTDFGWHIIRLYRKEPVKPYDVMYPSLVKKVKRDSRSSTSKEQFIQKLKNDNHFIPNDENKTIAFSQFDSTLLEGKWSLKESTPTKIKKKTLFTIHGKKVMNNDFFVYVSDEQKRTSIDSLEEVLEQYYERFVNQTLIEVEREKLPTKYPEFAHLSQEYKDGLLLFRVMEDSVWNKATSDPELLKEFYTKNIDHYQYEDRVEVDFYNTGNKELENETIVMLDSGYYKVFPSDISSLYFKKGSSYLYKTTVGDLNNITNVLNKDANLFVEFDIQMPKNSGTVLKKNRIKKISAFLEKEKIDLSKIKFVESEGSEAVNVQFYSTLTSNYIPVKNRMSNLSVNFETGVYTKEDLPHADQINFKVGRYIFQEGNRYIIADVKTFLPKGPKPFDVSKGAVIADYQQEIEKQWLSDLHKKHEVIIDSTILQSLYNHKKTM, encoded by the coding sequence ATGCTCAATAAAACCAGCAAGGTATATACTTATTTGTTAATTATAGGTTGTGTAATCTCAGGTTGTACAATGCCTATGAAATCAGGTAGTACATCAATATCATCTACTTCGCCTGCACTTCTACATTTAGATCAGAAAGACGTTACTAAGGAGAACTTCGTTTACTTGTATGAAAAGAATTATCAAAAAGATTCAAGTTTTTATACTCAAGAAAGTATAGATGAATACCTAGATCTTTTTATCAATTTCAAATTAAAAGTAGCAGAAGCTGAAGCTTTAGGTTATGATACATTAGATGCTTTCAAGAACGAATACAAAATGTATGTCGAACAACTTGAAGAGCCTTATTTAACCGAGTCTGTATTTAACGACAGTCTTGTAAAGCAAGCATATGAACGTCAAAAAGAAGAAGTTAGAGCATCTCATATTTTAATTAACTGTAAACCAGATGCTATTCCAGAAGATACTCTAAAAGCTTACAACAAAGCATTAGAGGTACTTAATAAATATAAAAATGGAGAGCAATTTCCTCAGTTAGCTTTTGAATTTTCTGAAGATCCATCTGCAAAGCAGAATAAAGGTGATTTAGGATATTTCACTTCACTTCAAATGGTATATCCTTTTGAGGAAGCAGCATATAATACAAAAATTGGAGATGTCGCTGGCCCGATTAGAACTCAATTCGGTTACCATTTACTTTATATTCAAGACAAAAGAACTCGTTATGGTACTTTACAGGCTCAGCACATCATGATTAAGTCGAGTATAAGAAACTCTCCTGAGGATCAAAAAGCACACGAAACAAAGATTTTTGCTATCTATGATAGCCTACAGAATGGAGGTGATTGGGATCAGTTATGTAGTACTTTTTCTGAAGATAAACGTACATCAACAAAAAAAGGAATTCTACCACCTGTTTCAGAAGTTCGCTTCCCTCCTGCTTTCTTAAAAGGTATTGAAGCAGTAGACAAGGTGGGTGATATAGCTCAACCTATTCAAACAGACTTTGGTTGGCATATTATACGACTATACAGAAAAGAACCTGTTAAGCCTTACGATGTGATGTATCCATCTCTTGTCAAAAAAGTGAAAAGAGATAGTAGATCTTCTACAAGTAAAGAACAGTTTATTCAAAAGCTGAAAAATGACAATCACTTTATTCCTAATGATGAGAATAAGACGATTGCATTTTCTCAATTTGACTCTACTCTTTTAGAAGGGAAATGGTCGTTGAAAGAAAGTACTCCTACTAAAATCAAGAAAAAGACACTCTTTACTATACATGGTAAAAAAGTGATGAACAATGACTTCTTCGTGTATGTAAGCGATGAACAAAAAAGAACATCAATTGATAGTTTGGAGGAAGTATTAGAGCAATACTATGAGCGTTTCGTGAATCAGACATTAATTGAAGTTGAAAGAGAAAAGTTACCGACAAAATATCCAGAGTTTGCTCACTTATCTCAAGAGTACAAAGACGGATTGTTATTGTTTAGAGTAATGGAAGATAGTGTTTGGAATAAAGCGACTTCAGATCCTGAATTATTAAAAGAATTCTACACTAAGAATATCGATCATTATCAATATGAGGATCGTGTGGAAGTTGATTTTTATAACACAGGCAATAAGGAATTAGAAAATGAGACTATCGTAATGCTTGATTCCGGATACTACAAAGTATTCCCAAGCGATATTTCTTCTCTATATTTCAAAAAAGGTAGCTCATACTTATACAAAACAACTGTTGGTGACTTAAACAACATCACTAATGTTTTAAATAAGGACGCTAATTTATTTGTGGAGTTTGATATTCAAATGCCAAAAAACAGTGGTACAGTATTGAAGAAGAACCGCATTAAAAAGATCTCTGCTTTTCTTGAAAAAGAAAAAATTGACCTATCTAAAATTAAATTTGTGGAAAGTGAAGGTTCTGAAGCTGTAAATGTACAATTTTACAGTACCTTAACTTCTAACTATATTCCTGTAAAGAATAGAATGAGTAACCTATCTGTGAATTTTGAAACAGGTGTTTACACAAAAGAAGATTTACCTCATGCAGATCAAATAAACTTTAAAGTGGGTAGATATATTTTCCAAGAAGGTAATCGTTATATTATTGCCGATGTAAAAACATTTTTACCAAAAGGACCAAAACCATTTGATGTATCAAAAGGTGCTGTAATTGCAGACTACCAACAAGAAATTGAAAAACAATGGTTGTCTGATTTACATAAAAAGCATGAAGTAATTATTGATAGCACGATATTGCAATCTTTATATAATCACAAGAAAACAATGTAA
- a CDS encoding outer membrane protein assembly factor BamD, translated as MLSKRIIIACAILGTLSFSCSKFSKISKSRDINEKYDAALNYYDNKDYYKASVLFEDIMGAFVGAAEYEKIQFYYAYSQFEQKQYLIAAHHFKSFFETYNRSPFAEEALFMNGYSLYKDTPDYNLDQSGTSQAIEELQNFINRYPTSQYAQQCDDLINELRARLELKAFEISKQYSHLRYYKAAAIAYENFMKDYPDSDFKPEAMYKKMEAEYELAKMSVFDKQEERYESAIETYGKFGQRYSDSSAFADAGKLKKDVDKDLKKHLNKKAAWEKELAKIKAAQEAGKITKEQAEKEINDGPKETRKQKRKRSKNLEQIQEAERESEEPVATPTEEAKE; from the coding sequence ATGTTGAGTAAGAGAATTATTATTGCTTGTGCAATTTTAGGTACATTATCCTTTTCTTGTAGTAAGTTTTCGAAAATATCTAAGAGTAGAGACATCAACGAAAAATACGATGCCGCTCTAAATTATTACGATAATAAAGATTATTATAAAGCCTCTGTTCTATTCGAGGATATCATGGGTGCTTTTGTTGGTGCAGCTGAATATGAAAAAATCCAATTCTATTATGCTTATTCTCAATTTGAACAAAAGCAGTATTTAATTGCAGCCCACCACTTCAAAAGCTTTTTTGAAACCTATAACCGTTCTCCTTTTGCAGAAGAAGCTTTATTTATGAATGGTTACTCTTTATATAAAGATACACCTGATTACAACCTTGATCAATCGGGTACTTCACAAGCCATTGAGGAACTTCAGAACTTCATTAACCGCTACCCTACTAGTCAGTACGCTCAACAGTGCGACGATTTGATTAATGAATTGAGAGCAAGATTGGAATTAAAAGCTTTTGAGATTTCTAAACAATACTCTCACTTAAGATATTATAAAGCTGCCGCTATTGCTTATGAAAACTTCATGAAAGATTATCCTGACTCAGATTTCAAACCTGAGGCCATGTATAAAAAAATGGAGGCAGAATACGAATTGGCTAAAATGTCAGTATTCGATAAACAAGAAGAACGTTATGAATCTGCTATAGAAACATATGGCAAATTCGGTCAGCGTTATTCAGACAGTAGTGCTTTTGCAGATGCTGGCAAACTTAAAAAAGATGTTGATAAGGATTTAAAAAAACACCTTAATAAGAAAGCAGCTTGGGAAAAAGAGTTAGCAAAAATTAAAGCTGCTCAAGAAGCTGGAAAGATTACAAAAGAACAAGCTGAGAAAGAAATTAATGATGGCCCTAAAGAAACGCGAAAACAAAAACGTAAGCGTTCGAAAAACTTGGAGCAAATCCAAGAAGCTGAAAGGGAATCGGAAGAACCTGTTGCAACTCCAACTGAGGAAGCAAAAGAATAA
- a CDS encoding DUF4097 family beta strand repeat-containing protein, with protein MKKFNNIIFSILFLCIATALQAKQHPNTVSRKEVKKYTSINTSSVMNISNRYGDINIETGKDIKDVEIEILFEAWSTSESKAQSMLESISVSDNSSGNNISLKTNTPSSVSINDRKGFKITYTVKAPESINLSLINKYGGIFSDDISGEAFIEVGYGNLTMKELKNESNEIIIKYGNGTIDYIEKGEFETKYLGKLNIGQANDIILDDAYGNINVGTAINVSGSSKYSNLNINNLKGQFNYQIGYGNINVDHVDKNFTGINASSSYGSIKLNLTENVDFAYEANVRYGSFKSNLSTLENYYQIEKNTSAEYKGYNLDKNSDKKLVLKSSYGSIKIN; from the coding sequence ATGAAAAAGTTCAACAATATAATATTTAGTATTTTATTCTTATGTATTGCCACTGCTTTACAAGCTAAACAACATCCCAATACAGTAAGTAGAAAAGAAGTTAAAAAGTATACCTCTATTAATACCTCTTCTGTAATGAACATCAGCAATCGTTATGGAGATATTAATATTGAAACAGGTAAAGACATTAAAGATGTAGAAATAGAAATATTATTCGAAGCGTGGAGTACTTCCGAGTCAAAAGCTCAAAGTATGTTAGAATCTATCTCAGTATCAGACAATTCTTCTGGAAATAATATTTCATTAAAAACAAATACGCCAAGTTCAGTATCCATTAACGATAGAAAAGGATTTAAAATCACCTATACTGTTAAGGCTCCCGAAAGTATTAACCTAAGCCTTATTAATAAATATGGAGGCATCTTTTCCGATGATATTTCAGGTGAAGCATTCATTGAAGTGGGTTATGGCAACCTAACCATGAAGGAGTTGAAAAACGAGAGCAATGAGATTATCATCAAATATGGTAATGGAACAATTGATTATATCGAAAAAGGTGAATTCGAAACGAAGTATTTGGGTAAATTAAATATTGGACAAGCCAATGATATTATCTTGGATGATGCTTATGGCAACATTAATGTTGGAACAGCCATTAATGTCTCTGGTTCTTCGAAGTATTCGAACTTAAATATCAACAACCTTAAAGGACAGTTCAATTATCAAATTGGTTATGGCAATATTAATGTCGATCATGTTGATAAAAACTTCACAGGTATCAATGCTTCTAGTTCTTATGGATCAATCAAATTGAATTTAACTGAAAATGTAGATTTTGCTTATGAAGCTAATGTTCGCTACGGTTCGTTCAAATCGAATTTATCCACTTTAGAAAATTATTATCAAATAGAGAAAAATACTTCAGCTGAGTATAAAGGTTATAACTTGGATAAAAATTCTGACAAGAAATTGGTATTGAAATCCAGTTATGGCAGTATAAAAATCAATTAA
- a CDS encoding RNA polymerase sigma factor — translation MTATLERCKEGDRKAQYEIYQQYSKAMYNVAVRIVNNLEEAEDVLQEAFLNAFRNIHQFSGTSTFGAWLKRIVVNHSINYVNKRRIDFVDTESHPIDQIKEEDPLDNEAIFNIDKIREAIQLLPDGYRVVFSLYLLEGYDHNEISEILNISVSASKSQYSRAKKKLRDILNASI, via the coding sequence ATGACGGCAACGCTTGAAAGATGTAAAGAAGGTGATAGAAAAGCTCAGTATGAAATTTATCAGCAGTATTCTAAAGCAATGTATAACGTAGCAGTTAGAATTGTAAATAATCTAGAAGAGGCTGAAGATGTATTACAAGAAGCATTCTTGAACGCTTTCAGAAACATTCATCAATTTAGTGGTACTTCTACTTTCGGAGCATGGCTCAAAAGAATTGTAGTTAACCATTCTATCAATTATGTGAATAAAAGAAGAATTGATTTTGTAGATACGGAGTCTCATCCGATCGACCAAATCAAAGAAGAAGACCCATTGGATAATGAGGCTATCTTCAATATAGATAAAATCAGAGAAGCTATTCAGTTACTTCCTGATGGGTATAGAGTGGTATTTTCCCTCTACCTCCTGGAAGGTTATGATCATAACGAAATTTCTGAAATACTTAATATAAGTGTTTCTGCTTCTAAGTCTCAGTATAGTAGAGCAAAGAAAAAATTGAGAGATATTTTAAACGCATCAATATAA